The following proteins are encoded in a genomic region of Gossypium hirsutum isolate 1008001.06 chromosome D05, Gossypium_hirsutum_v2.1, whole genome shotgun sequence:
- the LOC107958909 gene encoding uncharacterized protein — MDHTSNQDNQQLFSLLTSLQKASKDLQKTPIFSTHEPQSTLEPFLHLEKDANPILSNDPHLSKLSQLLCNLKALLEKLQKYQGYTLPSILRRQIINYKIYQVAYSIDTEIQAYLDRQSVQNLVETLEGSDDEDEKVKVLAEFEKRLSQGFDSYFQDLILKAKVFSILELLLCDSSCSIRIQDQVALVIASLIRFNKDVFVGLVLMGPTVRALISMPSCCSIRVLSLLIKFIRIPLVDELEAHKEIPRIISLLSSENVSIQVGALDCILGIAYYGRREAIEAMLEAGLVEKLVKLQRLEKQSNDDENGTNNGGGSKSDPKMECDEEGYVGNCPFEGCVARFAVQLEAGEMLSKKEKIEFKLEILRRVREASISEAETATIVAEVLWGSSP, encoded by the coding sequence TGCAGAAAACCCCCATTTTTTCAACACATGAACCCCAATCCACTCTTGAACCTTTCTTACACCTTGAAAAGGATGCGAACCCCATACTTAGCAACGACCCTCATCTCTCCAAGCTCTCTCAGCTACTTTGCAACCTCAAAGCCCTGCTTGAAAAGCTCCAAAAATATCAGGGCTATACCCTGCCTTCCATCCTCAGACGCCAAATCATCAACTACAAGATTTACCAAGTTGCTTATTCAATCGATACTGAAATCCAAGCCTATTTGGACCGACAAAGCGTTCAAAACCTTGTGGAAACACTTGAAGGTTCGGATGACGAGGATGAGAAAGTGAAGGTTTTGGCCGAGTTTGAGAAGCGTTTATCGCAAGGTTTTGATAGTTATTTTCAAGATTTAATTTTGAAAGCCAAAGTGTTCTCAATCCTTGAACTTTTACTTTGTGATTCATCATGCTCTATAAGAATTCAGGACCAGGTAGCACTAGTAATAGCTTCATTGATTAGATTCAATAAAGATGTTTTTGTGGGACTGGTGCTAATGGGTCCAACTGTTCGAGCTTTAATATCAATGCCATCTTGTTGTTCGATTCGAGTTCTTTCTTTGCTAATCAAGTTCATTAGAATCCCTTTGGTTGATGAATTAGAAGCACACAAAGAAATCCCTAGAATTATAAGCCTTTTAAGCTCGGAAAATGTGTCGATTCAAGTTGGAGCCTTAGATTGCATACTTGGAATCGCGTATTATGGGAGAAGAGAAGCCATTGAAGCAATGCTCGAAGCAGGGTTGGTTGAGAAGCTGGTGAAGTTGCAGAGATTAGAAAAGCAATCGAATGATGATGAAAATGGAACCAACAATGGAGGTGGTTCAAAATCAGACCCAAAAATGGAATGCGATGAAGAGGGTTATGTTGGTAACTGCCCATTTGAAGGTTGTGTTGCAAGGTTTGCTGTGCAATTAGAAGCAGGAGAAATGTTAAGTAAAAAGGAGAAGATAGAATTCAAGCTAGAAATTTTGAGGAGGGTCAGAGAAGCCTCTATTTCTGAGGCAGAGACTGCTACCATTGTTGCAGAGGTACTATGGGGTTCCTCCCCTTGA
- the LOC107958910 gene encoding LOW QUALITY PROTEIN: glutamic acid-rich protein (The sequence of the model RefSeq protein was modified relative to this genomic sequence to represent the inferred CDS: deleted 2 bases in 1 codon) has product MSKVTQMESLTRNDGFYFSDSLLGFALQAMVVESAIIATKSVAWLLMMMGSLPDGIDSHIKEPEAYTGFPLAQLHAVRKPSPENKDACDTEDDEDEDEDEAGDDQDEDADEEDASGEDEGDPEDEPEANGDGASGDEDDDDEDDDDDDDDDGEEEEEEEEEEDEDEEEELQPPAKKRK; this is encoded by the exons ATGTCAAAGGTCACGCAAATGGAAAGTCTGACCCGAAACGATGGGTTCTACTTCTCGGACAGTTTATTGGGCTTTGCACTGCAAGCTATGGTTGTGGAGTCCGCCATTATTGCTACAAAGTCTGTCGCTTGGTTACTCATGATg ATGGGAAGTCTGCCTGATGGAATTGATAGCCATATCAAAGAGCCTGAAGCATATACAGG GTTTCCGCTTGCTCAGCTTCATGCAGTGAGAAAACCTAGTCCTGAGAACAAGGATGCCTGTGACACTGAGGATGATGAGGATGAGGATGAG GATGAAGCAGGAGATGATCAAGATGAAGATGCAGATGAGGAGGATGCATCTGGTGAAGATGAAGGAGATCCAGAAGATGAACCCGAGGCCAATGGGGATGGTGCCAGTGGAGACGAGGATGATGATGACGAGGATGATGACGACGATGACGACGATGATGGTGAggaagaggaggaagaagaagaagaggaagacgaGGATGAAGAGGAAGAGCTTCAGCCACCGGCTAAAAAGCGAAAATGA